The following coding sequences lie in one Treponema sp. OMZ 790 genomic window:
- a CDS encoding PadR family transcriptional regulator yields MKIVSSDVMRGFNDILIMSVLKKGDSYGYQISKEIEELSEGLYSLKETTLYSALDRYERLGFTVSYDKGEVNGRPRVYFKLTETGKKHLAEKIEEWKSSVELINRFV; encoded by the coding sequence ATGAAAATAGTTTCAAGTGATGTGATGCGGGGCTTTAACGATATTCTCATTATGTCGGTCTTAAAAAAAGGAGACAGCTACGGCTATCAAATTTCAAAAGAGATAGAAGAATTATCGGAAGGGCTTTATTCGTTAAAGGAAACAACCCTTTATTCCGCCCTTGACAGGTATGAAAGACTCGGGTTTACGGTTTCCTACGATAAGGGCGAAGTAAACGGCAGACCGAGAGTTTATTTTAAGCTTACCGAAACAGGCAAAAAACATTTGGCCGAAAAAATTGAAGAATGGAAGTCGTCTGTCGAATTAATTAACCGCTTTGTATAG
- a CDS encoding gamma-glutamyl-gamma-aminobutyrate hydrolase family protein: MKKPIIGITGSCLYEPSAGLFSGYERMYTNTDYVNAVLAAGGVPLMLPIINDEEAVRQQIENLSGIIIMGGYDVEPHFFNEEPLSCLGEVLPKRDIYELKLIKAAKALKKPIFGICRGMQILNVSFGGSLYQDLSLIKRDIQIQHVQKARPQERTHSIKTEANSIMQKVFGKEDMVNSFHHMAVKELAKDFKVTAHAPDGIVEAIEYTGDDFIMGVQFHPEMTAAVHKPSLDLFKEFINHC; encoded by the coding sequence ATGAAAAAACCTATTATCGGGATAACGGGCAGCTGCCTTTACGAACCTTCTGCCGGACTGTTTTCAGGTTACGAAAGAATGTATACCAATACCGACTACGTTAATGCAGTGCTTGCTGCGGGCGGAGTTCCGCTAATGCTTCCTATCATCAATGACGAAGAAGCTGTCCGGCAGCAGATCGAAAATCTTTCAGGCATCATAATTATGGGCGGCTACGATGTTGAACCCCACTTTTTTAATGAAGAGCCTCTTTCTTGTCTTGGAGAAGTTCTTCCCAAACGGGATATCTACGAACTGAAACTCATTAAAGCCGCTAAGGCTTTAAAAAAGCCTATTTTTGGAATATGCAGGGGAATGCAGATTTTAAACGTTTCTTTCGGCGGCTCTCTTTATCAGGATCTCTCGCTTATAAAAAGAGACATTCAAATACAGCATGTACAAAAAGCCCGCCCTCAGGAGCGTACTCACTCTATTAAAACCGAAGCAAATTCGATTATGCAAAAAGTTTTCGGAAAAGAAGATATGGTCAATTCTTTCCATCACATGGCGGTAAAAGAGCTTGCAAAAGATTTTAAGGTTACGGCTCATGCTCCTGACGGTATAGTTGAAGCCATAGAATATACGGGAGACGATTTTATAATGGGTGTTCAGTTTCATCCCGAAATGACGGCTGCCGTACATAAACCCTCATTGGACTTGTTTAAAGAATTTATAAATCACTGTTAG
- a CDS encoding APC family permease yields the protein MENKGKLGLLSICLLGVNAIVGTGVFLLPGKAAKLVGVSSIGIILFDAVLVILIALCFAEAGGLFKKNGGPYVYAKEAFGEFVGFEVGFMKWAIMIIAWAAMAVGFPTALGSVFPAAAEPLWRSIIAVAILLFLGLMNIAGVRISKIVNNVITIGKLVPLIFFILLGIFFIQGDNFQPMQSVGALTTTSFGAAALLIFYPFTGFESIAVAAEDMDKPEKNVPLAIVLVISGVSVFYILIQVVAIGILGDGLTASEAPIADAAAKFLGPVAKAVVTTGTLVSIGGINVASSFLAPRSAVALADDGFLPKFVTKRNKKDVPYIAVILTTALTALVCLTGSFSKLAAISVVSRFAQYIPTCLAILVFRKRGMKGSFRIPGVYVVSLLAVGISLWLLYNSSLDKIIFGLGGLVVGAVFYVIMKLTQKKTN from the coding sequence ATGGAAAATAAAGGTAAATTAGGCCTTTTGAGTATTTGCCTTCTTGGGGTAAATGCTATTGTCGGTACCGGGGTGTTTTTGCTTCCGGGAAAAGCTGCCAAATTGGTAGGCGTGTCTAGTATCGGTATTATTTTATTTGATGCCGTTTTAGTTATTTTGATTGCGCTTTGTTTTGCTGAGGCAGGCGGTTTATTTAAAAAGAACGGAGGCCCCTATGTTTATGCCAAAGAGGCCTTCGGTGAATTTGTCGGTTTTGAAGTCGGATTTATGAAATGGGCAATCATGATTATTGCTTGGGCTGCAATGGCTGTAGGTTTTCCGACTGCTTTGGGAAGTGTATTCCCTGCGGCGGCAGAGCCTCTTTGGAGAAGTATTATAGCTGTAGCCATTCTTTTATTTTTGGGGCTGATGAATATTGCCGGAGTAAGAATTTCAAAGATTGTAAACAATGTTATTACAATCGGAAAATTAGTGCCTCTTATCTTCTTTATTCTTTTAGGTATCTTTTTTATTCAAGGTGATAATTTTCAGCCTATGCAGTCGGTAGGAGCCTTAACCACAACTTCTTTCGGAGCTGCGGCTCTTTTAATATTTTATCCTTTTACAGGGTTTGAATCCATAGCCGTTGCAGCGGAAGATATGGATAAGCCTGAAAAAAATGTTCCTCTTGCTATTGTTTTGGTAATAAGCGGAGTTTCGGTTTTTTACATACTTATTCAAGTTGTTGCTATTGGTATTTTGGGCGACGGGCTTACAGCAAGTGAGGCACCCATTGCCGATGCTGCTGCCAAGTTTTTAGGTCCCGTTGCAAAAGCGGTTGTTACAACCGGAACCTTGGTTTCAATAGGAGGAATAAATGTTGCTTCTTCTTTCTTGGCTCCTCGAAGTGCAGTAGCTCTTGCCGATGACGGTTTTTTACCCAAATTCGTAACTAAAAGAAACAAAAAAGATGTTCCCTACATCGCCGTTATTTTAACGACTGCCTTAACAGCCTTGGTTTGCTTAACCGGCAGCTTTTCAAAATTGGCTGCAATTTCGGTTGTTTCCCGCTTTGCTCAATACATCCCGACCTGTCTTGCAATTTTGGTATTTAGAAAGCGCGGTATGAAAGGCTCTTTTAGAATTCCGGGAGTTTATGTTGTTTCACTTTTGGCGGTAGGTATAAGTCTTTGGCTTTTGTACAATTCCAGCTTAGACAAAATAATATTCGGTTTGGGCGGTCTTGTAGTCGGAGCTGTTTTCTACGTTATAATGAAACTAACACAGAAAAAAACTAACTAA
- a CDS encoding fibronectin type III domain-containing protein, producing MRTMCKFKLNLRKRSLLGLVFFNILLISVFSEEAVLNFGGKLGWNNLFYSNNVEQRNGKFGFQSIGLSSAPQGITETTDMYLSFDFKDTVEETGAYSVVSSSILHIEADKAKFGEGAALCDYNSGKESLILKPAKGAFFSGDKILKSFTIEFWLCPQTTESGSTILRWWTSLVDGRKTMYQNIAASIFNNKLEWSFLNIWQDKNNKGIDVRLSGKSNIIPEIWSHHLITYDENTGLLEYRMNGKSEAIVYMTDTGRENKHVLYSVLGYPSDVLIALNYSGLIDELKVTNFFTKFGMPWEISSLFEKYPQEGGRIETNIIDTGGDKSKPLFLKASYERPEQTDAEFFIRAADSPFNWNGTYPEWKSIRPNEAIKNISGRFFQIACNIYPDADGLKSPLIHSFSLEYEKDSEPLPPVKIIARAGDSSVELSWAPSIDTDVKGYLIYFGNRRGEYFDENSPIDVGNVTKYKIENLQNGKLYFFAIAAYDEDKGKHAGDTSKEVWARPLQSKKEGMNVE from the coding sequence ATAAGGACTATGTGTAAATTTAAACTAAATTTGCGAAAACGCTCCCTATTGGGCCTCGTATTTTTTAATATTCTCTTAATATCTGTTTTTTCTGAAGAAGCAGTGTTAAATTTCGGCGGAAAATTGGGCTGGAACAATCTTTTTTATTCCAACAATGTAGAACAAAGAAACGGAAAATTCGGATTCCAATCTATCGGCCTTTCTTCGGCGCCTCAAGGCATTACCGAAACTACGGATATGTATCTTAGTTTTGACTTTAAAGATACTGTTGAAGAAACCGGTGCTTATTCCGTAGTAAGTTCTTCAATACTTCATATCGAAGCCGATAAGGCAAAATTTGGAGAAGGTGCTGCTTTATGTGATTATAACTCCGGCAAAGAAAGTCTTATATTAAAACCTGCAAAGGGTGCTTTTTTTTCGGGAGATAAAATATTAAAATCTTTTACAATAGAATTTTGGTTATGCCCTCAAACTACCGAAAGCGGAAGTACTATTTTACGCTGGTGGACATCATTAGTTGACGGCCGAAAGACAATGTACCAAAATATTGCGGCGAGTATTTTTAACAATAAACTGGAATGGTCTTTTTTAAATATATGGCAGGATAAAAATAACAAGGGAATCGATGTAAGGCTCTCGGGAAAATCAAACATAATTCCCGAAATTTGGAGTCACCATCTTATCACCTATGACGAAAATACAGGGCTTTTGGAATACAGAATGAACGGAAAATCCGAAGCCATTGTTTATATGACCGATACCGGAAGAGAAAATAAACATGTCCTATATTCCGTGCTTGGTTACCCATCCGATGTTTTAATAGCACTGAATTATTCCGGGCTTATAGATGAACTTAAAGTAACAAACTTTTTTACCAAATTCGGAATGCCTTGGGAAATATCTTCTCTGTTTGAAAAATATCCGCAGGAAGGCGGCCGCATCGAGACAAATATAATCGATACGGGTGGGGATAAGTCTAAACCTCTTTTCTTAAAAGCTTCATATGAAAGACCTGAGCAAACAGATGCGGAATTTTTTATCAGAGCTGCTGACAGTCCTTTTAATTGGAACGGAACCTATCCTGAATGGAAAAGCATAAGACCGAATGAAGCCATTAAAAATATTTCTGGCCGGTTTTTTCAGATTGCATGTAATATTTATCCCGATGCAGACGGTTTAAAATCTCCGCTCATTCATTCATTTTCTTTAGAATATGAAAAAGACAGCGAGCCCCTTCCGCCGGTAAAAATTATTGCCAGGGCAGGGGATTCATCTGTTGAGCTTTCATGGGCTCCTTCAATCGATACGGATGTAAAAGGATATTTGATTTATTTTGGAAATAGGAGGGGCGAGTACTTTGATGAGAATTCTCCTATTGATGTAGGAAATGTGACAAAGTATAAGATAGAAAATTTACAAAACGGTAAATTATACTTTTTTGCGATAGCCGCTTATGATGAAGATAAGGGCAAACATGCCGGCGATACATCAAAAGAGGTATGGGCAAGACCTTTGCAAAGTAAAAAGGAAGGAATGAATGTCGAGTAA